A genomic region of Miscanthus floridulus cultivar M001 chromosome 3, ASM1932011v1, whole genome shotgun sequence contains the following coding sequences:
- the LOC136547483 gene encoding transcription repressor OFP1-like, with protein sequence MSSWFHRLRRKTAGAAAIASAAAVAEHPAPPPCSPNRASYHVPSRDRALALPRRPAAAREDNPKLRDTRFPTRSPQPSDIVFDVVAARRDDPFSAAAAPELKLRPILTRLPPRPDADAADGGGSSSAAASPTGRARPPPRFHTAKGGAAPPDHHRRNKAAAAEACTRKQSRRLRRAGRLRWVYESLVVVKESADPEEDFLESMAEMIAANGVRSPRGLEELLACYLALNAADHHRAIVAAFRRAWLHLHLHCAPPPPPLARGRRCMHEHESCVVVD encoded by the coding sequence ATGAGCTCCTGGTTCCACAGGCTGCGGCGCAAGACAGCCGGGGCCGCGGCGAtcgcgagcgccgccgccgtcgccgaacACCCGGCGCCGCCGCCCTGCTCGCCGAACAGGGCGTCCTACCACGTCCCGAGCCGGGACCGCGCCCTCGCCCTCCCGCGCCGCCCGGCCGCCGCCAGGGAGGACAACCCCAAGCTCCGGGACACCCGCTTCCCCACGCGCAGCCCGCAACCGAGCGACATCGTCTTCGACGTCGTCGCCGCCCGCCGCGACGACCCGttcagcgccgccgccgcgccggagCTCAAGCTGCGGCCCATCCTCACGAGGCTGCCGCCCAGGCCAGACGCCGACGCCGCCGACGGCGGCGGTAGCAGCAGCGCGGCCGCGTCGCCCACGGGCAGGGCGCGCCCACCACCACGGTTCCACACCGCTAAGGGCGGGGCGGCGCCGCCGGACCACCATAGGCGGAataaggcggcggcggcggaggcctgCACGcggaaacagagccggcggctgCGGCGCGCCGGCAGGCTCCGGTGGGTGTACGAGAGCCTGGTGGTGGTGAAGGAGTCGGCGGACCCCGAGGAGGACTTCCTGGAGAGCATGGCGGAGATGATCGCGGCCAACGGCGTGCGGTCGCCGCGGGGGCTGGAAGAGCTCCTCGCCTGCTACCTCGCGCTCAACGCCGCCGACCACCACCGCGCCATCGTCGCCGCGTTCCGCCGCGCGTGGCTGCACCTCCACCTGCactgcgcgccgccgccgccgccgctggcgagGGGACGGCGctgtatgcatgagcatgaatcgTGCGTCGTTGTAGATtag